The Prevotella melaninogenica nucleotide sequence AGTATGTCGATAACACAGATAACAGAGACAATACTTAAACTACCACCAGGCTACAGAGCTGTCTTCAACCTATATGTGGTAGAAGGCAAAAGCCACAAGGAGATAGCAGAAATACTCAACATAAAACCAGACACATCTGCATCACAATTCCACAAAGCAAGGAATATGCTTGCAAAGATGCTGAAAGCGCAAAACAAACTGAATTAAAAGTATGAAAGAAGATTGGCTTGACACATTGCGTACACGCATTCAGAATGAATGTGATGTAAAGGCACCAGATGGTCTTCTCAATGATATCAAACAGGAGATGAACCGTCGTGGAGTTACTCCTATACGCTCTACTCGGCAGAAGGCAAGCGTAGTACCTTTGTGGACCTACCGTGCTGTCTCTGCTGCAGCTATAATAGGTATCGGAATTTTTCTAAGTCACTTGCTTTTTGACCACACATCTCTCCCGAAGCAGTGCGCAATGATTATAAACAATAAGATAAAGAACACTCTGCCTTCTCAAACCACAATTACAACTCCAGAGAACTATGTAACAAACTCCGTAAAGCTGGCTATCGCTACCCATCAAAGTATACAGAATCCACTTGTTGACAACAACTTGTCTGGTAATACAGTCTACAATAAAGAAGAAGAAAAAGAAACGACTACAGATAATAATAATGTCACAGAAACTCAAGAAACAACCAATAATACAAGACAAGACAAGATAGAAAATGTTGATAAACAACAGACTACAAAACCACAGTCGTGGGGGAATTCGGAAAGAATCTACGCAACAAATGCGAAGAAGAATGACCCATCATCTCGCTTCTGCATAGGGACTTCCTATAATTATGGTACAGGAACTTCCCATAATTCTGACAAGATTCTATTGCCAGTAGCAAACCCTTATGGTGACTATGACCCAGAATTCTCTGGAAGAAACATACAAGACAGCCCAATAGGTACAAAAGATAGAAGAACGGGGACTAAACACCACCAACCAATAAAGTTAGGTGTTTCCATAAGGTATAATATCAACAATCGATGGAGCATACAGACAGGTCTCAATTACAGCCGACTTGCTTCCGACTTCTCTTATGAAAAGAGAGGAACAGAATATGCCGTAGAACAAAAACTGCAATACGTCGGCATACCTGTAAATGCAAGTTACAGTTTCATCAAGACCAAAAGGTTAAATGTTTATGCGACTACAGGTGCTGAAATAGAGAAACTCGTGAAAGGTGAAGCCAACTTATCTGCCGAAGCCACGTCACAAATAACTCCGACACATACAACTATTAAAGAGGGTAGACCAGTATTCTCAACTGCTCTTTCCATTGGAGGAGAATTCAGAATTAGCAAAGATGTTAGTGCATATATTGAGCCCGGAATAAGCCATCACTTCAATAATGGGAGCAACGTTGAGAATATTTACAAGGACAAGCCTACCAACTTCAATCTTAATATGGGTGTCAGAATCAACTTAAACAAGTAGGAATAAAATAAGACTTAGTTCTAAAGTTTCCTACAAGCACCCATATTCTCATCTTTAAATAAAAATCTATTTGCCTATTAAACTTTTTGAAATTCTTAGCGTCATATATACCATTATGAATTAGAAAAGGTTATTATGGCAAAAAGATTGTTGATTTTCGTTCTACTGCTGACCAGCGCTGTTGTGATGCTGGCACAGAACAGAACCATTACGGGTACGCTTTATGATACGGAACTAAAGGAGAAAGTGCCATTTGCTGTTGTTCAGCTGTTGAAGCAGGACAGCAGTTATGTTATTGGTGCTACATCAGATGAAGCGGGAAACTTTAAGATTACAGCTCCAACAAACGGACGATTCATTTTGAAAGCGTCTTATGTAGGCTACAAGACTATTTTTCAGAACATTACCATTGCCAATGAGCAGGATGTGGCAGTGGGTCAGTTAGACTTCCAAGTAGACTCACGCACTTTGAAAGAGGTGAAAGTTGTAGCAAGTGCTCCGAAAGTTGTCGTAAAAGCCGACACTTTCCAGTACAATGCTTCGGCTTATCGCGTGCCAGAAGGTTCGACAATTGAAGCCCTTGTAAAGAGATTACCTGGTGCGGAAGTGTCGAGTGATGGAACCATTAAGATTAATGGAAAGGAAGTTAAGAAGATACTTGTTGATGGAAAGGAGTTCATGGTGGGCGACACCAAAACCGCTATGAAGAACCTCCCAACCTCTATCGTACAAACTATTAAGGCTTACGATCAAAAGAGTGACTTGAGTCGTGTGACTGGTATCGATGATGGTAACGAGTCTACTGTTCTCGACTTTGGTATCAAAGCGGGAATGAACAAGGGTTTATTCTCTAATATTGACCTCGGTATCGGTACGCATAACCGCTATTCAGAGAAGGCGATGGGCGCTTATTTCAATAATAAGTTCCGTATAATGGGCTTTGCATCAGCCAATAATGTCAACGACATGGGCTTCGGTGGTGGTCCACGTGGCGGTTTCGGTGGCGTAAGACAGGGATTGAATGCGACCAAGATGGTGGGTCTGAACATGAATTATGACAATGGAAACACCCTGCAGTGGGATGGTAGTGTGCGTTGGAACCACTCTAATGGCGACTTAAACACACGTGTATCAAGTGAGAACTTCGTAGCAAGTCAGGGCTCATTTGCCAACCGTCTTTCACAAGAATACACCAGAACGAACTCTTGGGACGGCCGTTTCCGCTTGGAGTGGCGACCTGACTCTGTATGGAATATTATGTTCCGACCAAACTTCAGACTCACTAAGAACGACGGACAGGTGGTTAGTTCTTCTGCTGCCTATAACGCTGACCCATACGAAACAGTGGATGATCCATTGTCAGCAGCCTCTATCGCACAGCTGAAAGCATTGGGAACGATGGTGAATACACAGCGTAATATGACCATAAGCTATGGCAATACAACCGCTTTGGGTGCTATGCTGCAGGTGAATCGCAAGCTCTCAAGCAACGGAAGAAACGTTACTTTGCGCGTAGATGGTAACTATAGTGATTCGGATTCAAAGACCTTCTCAACGCAAGATATTCAGTATTTCCAGTTGCAAGATGCACTCGGAAACGACTCTACTTATCGTGCCTATCGTTACAACCTTATGCCAACAAAGAGTTGGGACTATGCCCTACAGGCAACTTATAGCGAGCCAATAGCCCGCAAGACTTACCTGCAGTTCAGCTATCAATTTAAGTATGGCTTCTCAAAGAGCGACCGTGACACCTACGATCTCTCTACTATGCCATCAGGAACATTCGGTAGTCTGCAACCAGCTTACCGTTCATGGGACAATTATCTCGGACTGCTGACCAATCCTTTGGCAAGCTATCTCGATGATAACTTGAGCCGTTACTCTGAGTATCGCACATATACACACGACATGCAGGTAATGATGCGAATGATTCGTGACAAGTGGAAAATGAACGTGGGTGTGATGCTCCAGCCACAGCATTCTACCTATATGCAGGATTACCTTGGTGTACACGTTGACACAGCACGCACAGTATTCAACTGGGGTCCTACTTTCGACTTCCGTTACAAGTTCAGTGAGCAGAGCAATCTGCGTATCAATTATAAGGGTACGATCACTCAACCTACAATGAGTCAGCTGCTGAGCATCGTCGACAACACTGACCCACAGAATATTTCTATTGGTAACCCTGGTTTGAAACCAGCCTTCACCAATAACTTCCGCTTGTTCTATAACACGTACAAGCAGAGTCATTCACAGGCGCTGATGACCTTTGCGAACTTCTCAACGACACGAAATGCAATTGGCAACAGTGTGACCTACGATGCGATTACAGGTGCTCGTACGATTCAGCCAGTGAACGTAAATGGTAACTGGGATGCTGATGCTGGATTGATGTATAACACAAGTATCGACTCTGCTGGCGTATGGAATCTCCACACCTTTACGCGTGCTAACTTCAATCGTTACGTCAGCTATCTGCAGCTTAACAGAACAAGCAACTTAGAGAAGAATATAACGAAGTCATTGACCTTAGGTGAACGACTTGCTGCCAGCTATCGCACCTCTTGGTTAGAATTGGAGTTAGACGGTTCAGTAGATTATACGAACACGAAGAATAATCTTCAGAGTATGAGCAATCTACGTACATGGCAGTTTGCATACGGTGGTACGTTGAGTCTTAACCTCCCTTGGAACATGAGTATCTCGACCGACCTTCACCAGAACAGTCGTCGTGGATATAGCGATGCTTCATTGAACACCAATGAGTTGCTTTGGAATGCGCAAATTTCACAGAGTATGTTGAAAGGCAATGCACTGACCTTCAGTTTGCAGTTCTATGACATCTTACGTCAGCAGAGCAACCTCTCACGTGTCATCAACTCTATGAGCCGTACAGATACTGAATACAATAGTATTAACAGCTATATCATGCTGCGTGCTACCTACCGTCTGAACCTCTTTGGTGGTAAGAACGCTATGCCTAAACCAAAGGATAGTCCTGACTTCGACCGTAATGGTCCCGGTATGGGTCCACGTGAAGGTGGAAAGAAAGGCTTTGGCGGTGATCGTCCTTCAGGTGGTCCACCAATGGGCGGTGGATTCTAATAAAGCCTCACCCCCAGCCCCTCTCCGAATGGGAAGAAGAAGCCTCACCCCCAACCCCTCTCCGAAAGGAGAGGGGAGTGATTACCGTGACACCCCTATAGAAGATGCTAAAAGGTATAATATTAATCTATAATACCAATCAATCTTGTAGGGTATATCGGTGACTACTCCCCTCTCCATTCGGAGAGGGGTTGGGGGTGAGGCTGCAACTCTTGCACAGTTCTCTAAAAATGCTTACCTTTGTCTACAAATCTAAATAATACAAGGGGTTAAGCCCAAATAAACAAATACATTGAAAGGACAAAGACAGACAATGAAGCATATCAATAACTTTATCGTAGCTGTGGGCTTGACGCTCGCACTCTCTGCTATCACTAACAACGTGTACGCACAGGGAAGTAATATGCAGGAGAAAGTGAAAAACTACTTCCTTCAAACGCTTAAAAAGAAGCAGAATGAAGAACAGAAAAGCAAGGATGCCTTTCAACGTAACAAGACTTATACGACGGATATACAGCAACTGATAAAGAACAAAGATATCGCTCAAAACCAAAAGATGGTGTGGGATGCATGGTGTGAGGCGAATCGCGAACTAAATGAACAGAAGCTCGCAAAGCCTGAAGACTTGCAGAAAGGCATAAAAGCATCGTGGAATTTGCCTGAAACATTGGAAAAGAATGCCGTCATGCCTTACTACTATGGTGTAAAGGGAAGCGCAGCAGGCAAGCTTCCGTTGTTCCTTTACCTGCATGGTTCTGGTCCAAAGGAACATGAATGGGCGACCGGACTTATCTTAGGAAACAGATTCCAAGATGGCCCTTCTCTCTATTTCATTCCACAGATTCCTAATGAAGGCGACTACTATCGCTGGTGGCAAGTAGCTAAACAGTTTGCTTGGGAGAAGCTTATCCGACAAGCATTGGTCGAGGGTAATGTTGATGCTAACCGCCTCTACGTCTTCGGTATATCTGAAGGTGGCTATGGCAGTCAGCGTCTTGCCTCTTTCTATGCCGACTATTGGGCTGCAGCGGGTCCAATGGCTGGTGGCGAACCATTGAAAAATGCACCTGTAGAAAACTGTGCTAACATTGGTTTCTCATTTCTCACAGGGGCGGATGACACTGGTTTCTACCGTAATATTCTAACTCATTATACGCAGACTGCATTTGACTCTGCTCAGCTGGCACGACCGCTTGATGCCGACAAGCGTCCACTCTTTGTTCATCGCATCAACCTACTGCCTGGCATGCAGCATCATATTAAATACGACCTCACTACTCCATGGCTCAAGAATTTCGTTCGTAATCCCTATCCAAAGACGGTTCTCTGGGAAGATTATGACATGGATGGGCGACATCGTTCGGGCTTCTACAACCTACAAGTGTTAGCCTCTCCATCGGAAAATCGCACCTACTATGATATGAATATTCACAACAATGTGGTGACGATTAATATCAAAGAGGTGGAATATACCGCTGTTGAACGAGACAAACATTGGGGTATTGAAATGAGATTTAACCGCAGCTACACAGATGCAAAGGGTGGTAGACTACGTATTTATCTGAATAGCGAACTCATAGACATGAACAAGCCTGTGACAGTTATCGTCAACGGAAAAGAGCTCTATCGAAAGAATGTGAAGGCAAATCTCCAAGACATGATTAATAGCTGTACCGAGTATTTCGATCCTTACAGAGTTTATCCAACTTCCATTGAGATTAATTATTAACTCAATGGGAGCTGGGGAAATCCCCCTTTACCCTTCATTTTGTAATAAAATTTCACTATCCCTATTTCAAAAGATGCTCTTTTGGCTTCAAAAAGACGCCTAATTGGCTTCCAAGAGACGCCCTTTTGACCTCTTAAAGACGCCCTTTAAGAACCCAATTAAGCACCTTTTATCAACCAACTTTGTAACAGTCTGATTATAGGAAACTTACAAAGGCTGTAAAATACACGTTTTTCATACCGCTTTTAAGCCTTGGAAGCGGAATTATTGTAAATAAATTTCACGCCACACTCTTTGATTTTTGGACATAATAATGGTTCTTCCGAAATATGGGGTGATAAATTAAGCCTACTACATATAAAAGTCACACAGAGAGGGGGAGAACACGGAGGTGAAAGCAGACAATCTCACGGAGGTGCCGAAGGCACAAAGAGCAACAGAGCCGTAGTGTACGTGTTGCTGATAACTTTAGTAATAATCTTGCAAACCACTGCTTTGTAATGAAGTAGACCAAAGTATTAATAAAACTCGCAGATATCCTCTGTTCCTCCACACACCAACGGTGCCTCTGTGCCTAACGATTACAACTATATAAAACCTCCGTGTTCTCCTTTGCTCTGTGTGACCTTTCTTCAAAGTTCTAATCTCAAATGGTATCACTCCAAATTGCTGAAGACCCATAATAATAGCATAATGAGCTAAACATAACCCTGTTACTTTAAAGTGAAATACTATGTTATTATGTCTTTTATTACCCTGTTACCATGTCTTGAATCCCCTGTTACCATGTCTCTTGGTACTCTGTTACCATGTCTTCCATTACCCTGTCTCCATCAAGGAATGCAAAACCACAAAAAAAGAGTTGACAAGTTAATTATCCCAAGGAGCCATACCCCTCAAAACAATTAACTTGTCAACTCGTTTACTTGTGTACTCTGTCTACATAAAAAGACTCGTCCACTTAAAAAGAGTCGCCCTCTTAAAGCCTTCTCAAACCTTTCATTATCTCTTCTTCATGAACGCAGCAGGCTTAGCCCTTGTGCTTAAAGGATGGAAAAGCATCACAGGCTGAAGCAGGAACAGAGGACCATTAAGATATAACTGGCTTCCCTGCTGGTTGTACTTATAGATTGCAAAGACATTTCCATTAAATGAATTAAGAGGGAAACCTAAAGGTCCTAAATACGTTAAGCTCTTTATGTAAGCGGCATTCTTACCACTATCCTCAAGAATACCAGCAACCATCTTATCCGCCTTAGAGTAAGACATTCTTGCTGTCATTGTCAACTGATTTGATGCATAATAGTTATAAATACCAGGAACGACCTTCTGAAATTTAGCAAAATCAGCATCACTCACCTGACCAGTACTATGTGCTTCAGTCTGCTGACGAATTAGCTTCATGAATGTACCGTAATGATTGATGTCCCAAATAGCAGTTCTGTAGAAATAAGTGGTATCATTCACTCTCTTTGAAAGAACATATTCACCACCCTTCAATGTCAATGACACGTTAGCAGGGTCAAAGGTAAGCGTCATCTTCATACCAGTGTCACTTGAATTAAAGGTCAACTCGGTATCAGATTTCTTCTCAAGCGTACCAACAATCTGTGTTACCAATGTGTTAATATCAGTTGTAGATGATGTCATCTTAAGAAGGTCGTAACCATAGAGACTATAGGTCTTACCTGCGAGGTCGTCAATGCTACCCTGTGTTACAGTGATCGTATCACGATGCTCTTGGTTCTTCAAAACGAGTGAGAAAGTACGAATCTCACCTGTTGTATTAGCTCCAATATGTGCCACGAAAGCAGAGTCCTTATTCTCAATTGATGTCACACCAGAAGCATCGGCAGCATCAGCAAGTTCCATAGAAGGCTCAGCACCTAATGCGGTATAAGGTAGAGTGAGGGTTGTATCCTTATCACTCACAGCGTAATACTTAGCACCTTTGTACTTGAAAAGAGCTCCAGCCTGCAAGATTGGCAGATTAGTAGAATCATTACCATTCTTGATTGTCAATACAGCAGAACGACTGTCAATAGCTGGGTTGTTAGTAACACTGACTACGATAGAATCGTTCTGCAGCTGAGCTGTTGCCCATGAATCACTGACAGAAACGGTTGAGCCAGCTGGTGCAGTAAACTTCACCCCACCCTTCTGTGCCGCAGCAGTAAAGGTGAGTTTTGAGTTTACCACCTGCACAGGATTCTCACGCAAGTAACTACTACCTGCATCGTTGTCGTCACTGCAGGCAACGAAGCCTGCAGTAACAGCAAGGAGAAGACAAATATTAAATATCTTTTTCATAAAACATTTACTTGTTTAGTTTTACTTGAGACGCAGCAGATGTTGTGAGGAATGAGTTCCAATCTACATCGAAGCGCGCAATACGGTTTGGTAGATACTGTGGCATCAATACTGACTCAGTATTGTCGAATGACTCCTCTGGCAAGATAGAAGGCTTGGCAGGAGAAGCGGTAGCCTTCTTGGTCATTACTGGGTTAATCCAGTAATCCCACCAACCAGCAAGGTTTTGAGAGGTGAATGGTTCGCCTGTATAAGCCCAGAGGATGATACGTTCAGTAGTTAGACCAGTATACTGTGCCTGTCCATTGATGATGCTGAACAATGGTCCACAGAGTGACGCACTGATATCGCCATTGTCTGCTACTGTGAAGGAAATTAGGTTGTAAGCACCCGTACCCGTACCTGTACCTCTCTTCTCATCGATGTTAAAGGCATTACCGATGTTATAGCTTACATTATTTCCATGGAAGGTCATCACCTTCTGACCACCCTGCATCAAGAATGCATTAGCAGAAGCCACATAGGTCAATGGGAATACATAGTCTGAGCCATAAGCACTGTGAACATTGAGGTAGAACTTGCGGTTCGCACCAGAACCTACATATCTCAATCGTGCTGTACGAGTATTCTCAAAGAAGCCCATCTTTCCATCCTTTGATACATATGAGGTCATCGTGAGTTCATAAGTACCCATGAGAGCAGAAAGGTCAAACTGCAAGATCTGTACCTGCGCCTCTTTTATACCATTTGAAATCTTAAGTTTTGCACCACGTGCATTCGTTGCTATTGGATTAGCATCTACCTTAATAGTGAGCTTATCGCCATCCTTAGAGAGGTGAACCCATGATGCATCACAAGTGATATCGAGTTTGTTAAGATATGGAATGGTCTTCGTAATAGTCTTCTCACCATTAGAAGCGTTGATAGCACCTATCATCTTCGCAATGAGATTTACATCAACATTAGAAGCAGTAGACTCCACACCAGTTCCAGAGAACTTAGCAGTAGCCTTATCGAATGTTAAGTCGTACAACTGTACGCCATTCAACATAATAGGCTCATACAAACGGATTCCCTTATCTGTAAAGGCGTAAGCAGACTCAGCAACAAGTTTATCACCATCATAGATAGCCAACTGACGATTGTTCTTATCGGTGACAACGAGTGTGTAAGGCTTTCCACCAATGTTAAGAGCAACATCAGAGAAAACAAAGAGGTTGGTAAGTTCTGTTACCTTCTCTATATATTCTGAAGCTTCGCCAGAGAGTTTATTGAGATACATAGTATTCAACGAACGCTTTCCGTGAATCTTGATACGGTCAGCACCAATGCTATCGATAACGAACTCGAAGTCGCCCTCCTTACCGCGATACTCACCATTCTTTGGAGTAGCATAAATGTGGAGGAAGGTATTGTAAGTATCAAACGACAAAACGGGGCCGTCGTCTTCCTTCATCTTATATAATGACTTTACTTCGCCATCATCAGGATTGTTTTCATAGCGTACAATAGCATTGTCACGGGTGAACTTGATGGTATAAGTCACACCACCATAAGCCTGGTTTCTCTGTGGATAATAGTCTAAAACCCAACCATATTGCGATGCAACCAACGTTTCCTGTGCCTTCTGAAGGAATTCGTCCATACGCTCAGAGTAAGGCTTTCCAAAGACATTCTCTTCTTCTGTCTGGCATGACTGAAGGAAAAAGGCTGGCAAGGCAAGTAGGAGATATATAAATAATTTATTTGCTTTCATATAATGATCCTTTCTTAATAATTAAGATTTGTCAGATTGTAACTGCCACTAACAACGTTGTTCTCACGCTCGATGACAGTATCACGCACCTTATCAAGGTCGACATTAAAGGTCTCTTTATAGTAACGTTTAGCAATCTCGAGCTTCTTCTCAATAGCTGTTACACCTGGCTGCTCTTTTGCTTCTGCACCTTTCGCATCCACAATGGTTGCTTTCTTGAGGAGAGCATTCCACTGTGCATCGGTAGAGATAATGTAAGTACTTACCACCTCAGCAAAGTCCTCACGCTCTTCCTTCTGTGAGTAGGCTGTAACGAAACCACGCTTCTCATAGCCTGTTCCATACTTCTCAGAACTCCATGAGTCATTAACATAACCTGTTGGGGTTACCTTACCAAACTCACGTGGGTAGTCCTTTGTCTGGTTAACGATGTGAACAAACTCGTGGTGAATCGTCTTGAGGTAGTATTCATCCAAGTAGGTGCGGTTGTTCTTGAATCTATCAAGATGGTTAACACCCAAGAGACGAATCTTCTTTCCACCCTCAGCAGTACCGAGTTTTATATTACCATTGTTCTCATACTCGAACTCACCCAAGAAGCTGAAGAGCTTTGGGAAGAAGCGACGTGTGAAATCAATACCTGCAGCTTCGGTATAAGCCTCTACACAAGTGTACTTCACAATATGCGCTAACTCCACAGACTGAGCTGAATCGGCTGGTACATCATAGTAAGACATATCCGACTCATTGTCCTCATAACGCCACTGTATTTGAATGTTATAAGGTACTACGAAGTTCTTGTACAGCCACTTGTCAAAGACAGTATTTGCCGTCTTAGAAGGCTTGATAACGCTCTCGCTTGACAAATTATCGTCTGAACAAGCAGTGAAGCCTGCTGCCACTGCCGCCAATAGCGATAAAGCTAATATGTTTTTCTTCATTTCTTAATCCTTTAATTAGCTATTAAAAAGAGTGTGCACTTACTGGAGCAGAATACTGATTGACCGCTGAAAGTACTGGTAATTTGTACTGAGAGAGGTCAACGAGCTTTGCACCTGCTACAAGAGCCTTAGCTGGGTTGCCAGCAACACCAGCCTCACGAATACTCTGTGGAATCTGTACCACCTGACGTGGGTCGTCCTTCTCCAACCAATCAAGGTTCTTTGAAGGTCTACCATTAGCACCAATCAGACGACGTGGAATCTCGATGTTATAACGTCTGATGTCCATCCAACGCATTCCCTGGTGTACAGTTTCGATACGACGGAAGTTCAGCAAGCACTGTAAGAGTGACTCCTGCACTGAGCCTTCAACGTCAATTTTGAAGCGAGGGCTGATGTGTTTCTTGAAACTTGGTACCATCTTAGCAGCATCAGCGTATGCATATGGAACTGTCTTGAAGTAAGTTTGTACACTTGTTGGGGTAAGGGTCACATTGGTATTGAAGAAGTTCTTCATCCAAATAGTCATATCTGCACAAGCAGCATCATTCTGACCAAGCATGATTTCAGCCTCTGCACGATTGAGTAAAGCCTCATCCATCGTGAAGTTAACGTTCAATGTGCGGAGATAACCAGAGCCTGTCGTAGTATTACGAATCTCAAACTCACGTGGAAGTTTCATCAATAAAGCGAAGTTACTCTCACCTGAATTAACAGTAAATGGCTTCCAAATGAGGTTTGACGATGTACCCCAGATGTTATTACTCAGGAACAATTCTGTCTCTGCCAAATAGTTAGTGAGTGTATAACGCTTACTTATTAACCATGGTGCAAGAGCCATACCAGCATTGCTGACACTGGTCTGAACAAGGAGGTTACAGTCTGCAGAAGCACTACAATAAGCCTCAGCAATCTTCACAGCCTGATCAGACTGACTCAGTGGCATAGCCTGCAAAGCTCTATAATCACGCAAAGAAGCAGCAGGGTTACTACCTAAGAGTTTATCAGCATATTCCTTTGCCTTCTCCCACTTCTCATAATAGAGGTAGAAACGAGTTGCAAAAGCATAAGCAGCCTGCTTATTGAAGTGATACTTTGGCACCTCATATGTATCGTTAAGCAATGGGATACCAGCCTCAATATCAGCAGCAATCTTTGCATAGACATCAGCTACAGTACCACGATTACTCTGTTCTGCAGCTGCAGAGAAGTCTGCAATTCCTGTTGCATAATAGAGTCCAGCATCCTTTGTACTGGTCTTGCCATTATAAGGACGGCAGAATTCGTTAGCAAGGATAAAGTGGTCATAGGCACGAATGAGCAAAGCCTCACCCTTTGAATTACGAAGTATATCGTTCTTTGGACCGCCCTGATCCTCAATGGCAGCCAAAGCTTCATTAGCCTTATAGACACCCTCATAATAAAGCATCCACACCTGCTCAGGAGAGTCATTACCACCCTCTGTCTGCTCTTGCCAGAAGAAGTACTGATCACCACCACGATTACCCTGGCTATTCTGTGCTCCCATGTAATCGGTATTGTCAGACATCCACTCGTTAAAGAGCGTCGGTGTACGGTCAGGATAGGCTGTCACAAGCAGACCCGCAATCTTCTTTGGTGTGTCCAAAGTCGTACGGTTGTCTGGCAACGTATCCAATTGGTCAGAACAAGATGCAAGTATCGCTACTGATGCAAGCATCAAGCTGCCCTTATATATGATATTCTTAATTTTCATATTCGTTCTATATTAAATTACTTCTGGTTCTGATTCAGCATCTCTTTCTTGCCTAAAGGCTGTATCATCTTACAACCATTTGCCTTGTTAGGAACTCCAATGTACTATCAACATTTGGATATTCTCAGCTGAATCTGAAGCCTCCGTTAAAATATTAAAGACCTAATCTCAATGTCAAGGTGAACTGCTTTGGAACTGGTGCAGCCACACCACCTGTATTGAAGAACTCTGGATCCTGACCGTTCAGCTTCTTATCTGAATAGAAAAGGAAGAGGTTAGTTGCCTGAAGCTTCAAAGCTAAACTGCTAACGCCAATAGTTCTAATCATTGCTGCAGGGAAAGTGTAACCCAATGAGATTTCCTTCATACGAATGAAGTCACCCTTTGCGATACGAACATCAGAATAGTTATAAGCATTGTAAGCTACATCCAACTGTGAGTTGTTGCGGTTCTGACGACGTGAAGCAATTACTGGGA carries:
- a CDS encoding porin family protein, translated to MKEDWLDTLRTRIQNECDVKAPDGLLNDIKQEMNRRGVTPIRSTRQKASVVPLWTYRAVSAAAIIGIGIFLSHLLFDHTSLPKQCAMIINNKIKNTLPSQTTITTPENYVTNSVKLAIATHQSIQNPLVDNNLSGNTVYNKEEEKETTTDNNNVTETQETTNNTRQDKIENVDKQQTTKPQSWGNSERIYATNAKKNDPSSRFCIGTSYNYGTGTSHNSDKILLPVANPYGDYDPEFSGRNIQDSPIGTKDRRTGTKHHQPIKLGVSIRYNINNRWSIQTGLNYSRLASDFSYEKRGTEYAVEQKLQYVGIPVNASYSFIKTKRLNVYATTGAEIEKLVKGEANLSAEATSQITPTHTTIKEGRPVFSTALSIGGEFRISKDVSAYIEPGISHHFNNGSNVENIYKDKPTNFNLNMGVRINLNK
- a CDS encoding TonB-dependent receptor; protein product: MAKRLLIFVLLLTSAVVMLAQNRTITGTLYDTELKEKVPFAVVQLLKQDSSYVIGATSDEAGNFKITAPTNGRFILKASYVGYKTIFQNITIANEQDVAVGQLDFQVDSRTLKEVKVVASAPKVVVKADTFQYNASAYRVPEGSTIEALVKRLPGAEVSSDGTIKINGKEVKKILVDGKEFMVGDTKTAMKNLPTSIVQTIKAYDQKSDLSRVTGIDDGNESTVLDFGIKAGMNKGLFSNIDLGIGTHNRYSEKAMGAYFNNKFRIMGFASANNVNDMGFGGGPRGGFGGVRQGLNATKMVGLNMNYDNGNTLQWDGSVRWNHSNGDLNTRVSSENFVASQGSFANRLSQEYTRTNSWDGRFRLEWRPDSVWNIMFRPNFRLTKNDGQVVSSSAAYNADPYETVDDPLSAASIAQLKALGTMVNTQRNMTISYGNTTALGAMLQVNRKLSSNGRNVTLRVDGNYSDSDSKTFSTQDIQYFQLQDALGNDSTYRAYRYNLMPTKSWDYALQATYSEPIARKTYLQFSYQFKYGFSKSDRDTYDLSTMPSGTFGSLQPAYRSWDNYLGLLTNPLASYLDDNLSRYSEYRTYTHDMQVMMRMIRDKWKMNVGVMLQPQHSTYMQDYLGVHVDTARTVFNWGPTFDFRYKFSEQSNLRINYKGTITQPTMSQLLSIVDNTDPQNISIGNPGLKPAFTNNFRLFYNTYKQSHSQALMTFANFSTTRNAIGNSVTYDAITGARTIQPVNVNGNWDADAGLMYNTSIDSAGVWNLHTFTRANFNRYVSYLQLNRTSNLEKNITKSLTLGERLAASYRTSWLELELDGSVDYTNTKNNLQSMSNLRTWQFAYGGTLSLNLPWNMSISTDLHQNSRRGYSDASLNTNELLWNAQISQSMLKGNALTFSLQFYDILRQQSNLSRVINSMSRTDTEYNSINSYIMLRATYRLNLFGGKNAMPKPKDSPDFDRNGPGMGPREGGKKGFGGDRPSGGPPMGGGF
- a CDS encoding BACON domain-containing protein is translated as MKKIFNICLLLAVTAGFVACSDDNDAGSSYLRENPVQVVNSKLTFTAAAQKGGVKFTAPAGSTVSVSDSWATAQLQNDSIVVSVTNNPAIDSRSAVLTIKNGNDSTNLPILQAGALFKYKGAKYYAVSDKDTTLTLPYTALGAEPSMELADAADASGVTSIENKDSAFVAHIGANTTGEIRTFSLVLKNQEHRDTITVTQGSIDDLAGKTYSLYGYDLLKMTSSTTDINTLVTQIVGTLEKKSDTELTFNSSDTGMKMTLTFDPANVSLTLKGGEYVLSKRVNDTTYFYRTAIWDINHYGTFMKLIRQQTEAHSTGQVSDADFAKFQKVVPGIYNYYASNQLTMTARMSYSKADKMVAGILEDSGKNAAYIKSLTYLGPLGFPLNSFNGNVFAIYKYNQQGSQLYLNGPLFLLQPVMLFHPLSTRAKPAAFMKKR
- a CDS encoding DUF4302 domain-containing protein, with the translated sequence MKANKLFIYLLLALPAFFLQSCQTEEENVFGKPYSERMDEFLQKAQETLVASQYGWVLDYYPQRNQAYGGVTYTIKFTRDNAIVRYENNPDDGEVKSLYKMKEDDGPVLSFDTYNTFLHIYATPKNGEYRGKEGDFEFVIDSIGADRIKIHGKRSLNTMYLNKLSGEASEYIEKVTELTNLFVFSDVALNIGGKPYTLVVTDKNNRQLAIYDGDKLVAESAYAFTDKGIRLYEPIMLNGVQLYDLTFDKATAKFSGTGVESTASNVDVNLIAKMIGAINASNGEKTITKTIPYLNKLDITCDASWVHLSKDGDKLTIKVDANPIATNARGAKLKISNGIKEAQVQILQFDLSALMGTYELTMTSYVSKDGKMGFFENTRTARLRYVGSGANRKFYLNVHSAYGSDYVFPLTYVASANAFLMQGGQKVMTFHGNNVSYNIGNAFNIDEKRGTGTGTGAYNLISFTVADNGDISASLCGPLFSIINGQAQYTGLTTERIILWAYTGEPFTSQNLAGWWDYWINPVMTKKATASPAKPSILPEESFDNTESVLMPQYLPNRIARFDVDWNSFLTTSAASQVKLNK